A genomic segment from Nitrospira sp. encodes:
- a CDS encoding winged helix-turn-helix domain-containing protein produces the protein MRSLSTGNRWPCPPKEFQILLHFMQYPTRVFSRDELRNGIWGEGYALEQHTLDVHIHSLRHTIEPDPANPSHLVTVRGIGYKLARS, from the coding sequence ATGAGGTCACTGTCGACGGGAAACCGGTGGCCCTGCCCCCCCAAGGAATTTCAGATTCTGCTGCACTTCATGCAATATCCGACCCGGGTCTTTTCGCGCGATGAGCTGCGGAACGGGATCTGGGGGGAGGGCTATGCGCTCGAGCAGCATACGCTCGACGTGCACATCCACTCGCTGCGCCATACGATCGAGCCGGACCCCGCCAACCCCTCACATCTCGTCACGGTCCGTGGCATCGGGTACAAACTCGCCCGGTCCTAG
- a CDS encoding PstS family phosphate ABC transporter substrate-binding protein produces the protein MTHIVRIFTVGLLALTGLVATGRAADPPAPRPVVDEAIPAYAAKGSVTGAVAIAGSDTMQPIVAKLASAFRQWQPNVKVAVQGGGSDAALGAFLQGLAGSRRGDGNVRGHLSSNDVALLASSRPLSEGERKDFRSRYGFEVTEIPIAMDAIALYVHRSNPIEGVTLEQLDAMFGRDRKRGAGRDIVTWGQAGLKNEWEEQPLHLVGQDLRSGTRTFFKQTVLRDGEFKGTIKEEIGYATEILTISRDPLAIGYAGIGFQSTYVRTLPIAGRAGAPFVMPSAESSADGTYPLNRQLYLYAKRDPRTGLEPAIREFLIFINSREGQALVARAGAYPLPASQVQKNIHVLTGGPQAASLTTREAS, from the coding sequence CGCCCCGCGGCCGGTTGTCGACGAGGCGATCCCGGCCTATGCTGCGAAGGGGAGCGTCACCGGGGCCGTGGCCATTGCCGGGTCCGACACCATGCAGCCGATCGTCGCAAAGCTCGCCTCGGCATTTCGTCAGTGGCAGCCGAATGTGAAAGTTGCGGTCCAGGGCGGCGGTTCCGATGCCGCCTTGGGAGCCTTCCTCCAGGGGCTTGCAGGCTCTCGGCGTGGCGATGGCAATGTGCGGGGGCATCTGAGCTCGAACGACGTGGCACTGCTGGCCTCCTCGCGTCCGCTGTCGGAGGGCGAGCGCAAGGATTTCCGGTCCCGGTATGGCTTCGAGGTGACGGAAATCCCCATCGCTATGGATGCCATCGCGCTCTATGTCCACCGAAGCAATCCGATCGAGGGGGTGACGCTGGAGCAGCTGGACGCGATGTTCGGACGAGACCGCAAGCGGGGCGCCGGACGCGACATCGTAACCTGGGGACAAGCCGGTCTGAAGAACGAGTGGGAGGAACAGCCCCTCCATCTGGTCGGGCAGGATCTCCGGTCCGGCACGCGCACCTTCTTCAAACAGACTGTCCTGCGCGATGGGGAGTTCAAGGGGACGATCAAGGAGGAGATTGGCTACGCTACCGAGATTCTGACGATCAGCCGCGATCCCCTGGCCATCGGCTATGCGGGCATTGGTTTTCAGTCCACCTACGTGCGGACGCTGCCCATCGCCGGACGGGCCGGTGCGCCGTTTGTCATGCCGTCCGCGGAGTCCTCAGCCGACGGAACCTATCCGTTGAACCGGCAGCTCTATTTGTACGCGAAACGGGATCCTCGAACCGGGCTGGAACCGGCGATCCGGGAGTTTTTGATATTCATTAACAGCCGGGAGGGGCAGGCCCTCGTCGCAAGGGCCGGCGCCTATCCGTTGCCGGCCTCTCAGGTGCAAAAAAACATTCACGTGCTGACCGGCGGCCCGCAGGCCGCTTCGCTGACCACCCGCGAAGCGTCCTGA